GGTGAGAACACCTGGAAGGGAGTCCAGAGGCTCGCCCAGCTCGGCGGGTACACGGGCCCCGTGGATGGCTACCCGGGGCAGTATACCTATCTGGGCCTCAACAACTGGTTGGCCCAGGACCCCGGGACCCCCACACCGACAGGGATGAGCGGTGTCTACGGAATCGATGTCGGCACGACCCAGCGTGACCTGGACTTCAACGCCATTCGCGGTGCTGGCTATCAGTTCGCGATCGTCAAGGCGGGTGGCTCCAATGTCTCTCCCCTCTACGTCGCGCCGTACTATGCCCAGCAGGTCGCCCGGGCTCGCGCGGCCGGGTTGATCGTCGGGCACTACTGGATGGCGGGCTCCACCAACCCCGCGGCGGACGCCCAGTACTTCATGGATCACCTGTATGACCATCGCCCGGGTGATCTCCTGGTGCTCGACAACGAGGCGATCGACGCGGGCATCTTCTGGAACGATTCCATGACCGCGACCTTCATGCAGGCGGTCAAGAATCGACTGGGGAAGGCCCCGTTCCTGTACACCTATTCGAGCCTGCTCACGGCCAACACCTGGACCCAGACCAAGGCGGTGGGCTCCAAACTGTGGGTCGCCCACTACACGGGCACGCCGGGCAATCCGACCATCGGTTCGGCCTTCCCGACGTGGGAGATTCATCAGTACACGTCGTCCGGCAATCAGAATGGAATTCCCCTCGATTTGAACGTCGCGAAGCTGTCCGCGTTCACCGGCCTGTCCCAGCCACCCAATGGCGCGACCGCGCCCCCGCCGACGGCGATTCCCGGTGGTGGCTCGGGCGGCGGTGCTCCGGTCATCACCGCCGAACAGGGAATCATCCTGCAGAAGCTGGCCCAGAGGGGTGGCTACACGGGACCCCTGGATGGCGTCCCGGGCACCAATACCTGGATCGGCGTGCAGAAGGTCCTTCGCGAGCTGGGGTACTACGACGGGCCTGTCGACGGCGTTCCGGGCACCAACACCTACAAGGGATTGCAACTGCTTGCCCAGGACGGTGGCTACACGGGCCCCATCGATGGCATCCCCGGAACCAATACGTACAACGGGATCCAGGCGTACCTGAACGGGTCGGGCGGCGGTGTGCCTCCCATCACCAACAGCCAGGGAGTGACGCTGCAGCGGTTGGCTCGAGCCGGCGGGTACACGGGCGCCGTGGACGGCGCCCCCGGCACGAACACGTGGAAGGGAATGCAGCAGGTCCTCAGCGGCTATGGCTACTCGGGGCCCGTGGATGGCGTCATGGGAAGCAACTCCTACGCGGCGCTCCAGCGTTTCGCGGCGAAGGGCGGCTACACGGGCCCGATCGATGGCGTCATGGGAACCAACTCCTGGAAGGGCGTGCAGACCGTTCTGCAAGGCTTTGGCTATACGGGCCCGATTGATGGCGTCATGGGCACCAACTCGTACGCGGCGCTCCAGCGGGTCGCTCGCGTGGGCGGGTACATGGGCCCCATCGACGGCGTGATGGGGGTGAACTCGTGGCGGGGCCTCCAGACCTTCCTGAGCGGCGCCGGGTACACGGGGCCCATCGATGGGGTACCGGGAACCAACACCTACAAGACGCTTCAGTCCCTGGCGAGCCGAGGCGGCTACACCGGTCCGCTGGATGGCATTCCCGGACCCAACACGTACGCGGGTCTGGCGAACCTCCTGGACTGACGAGGGCTCGAAGGCCGGAAGCCGCTGGGAGTCCAACGGCTTCCGGTCTCCTTCAGGCCGCCGATGGGGCGTGACGCGTTTCCACCATCGACGGCCGCTGTTCCACCTCGGCGAACCACGCCGAAAGCCGTTCCCGTCCCTTGCGCCAGTCGCGTTCGGGCCAACGGAAGTCGAGGTAGCCGAGGAACGCCGCGGCCGAGACCTCGCCGATGGTCGGACGGCCGGCCTGCGGTGTTTCCCGCTCCAGTGAATCCAGCGCCGCCCGCAGGGCCTCGGCCAGGCGCGCCATCATCGCCTCGGACCGCTGGTCCGCCGGCCGCCGCTCGTCGGCGAAGAGCCGCCCGGCGGCGGTGTTGGCCCCATCCGCGAGCCCCTGCAGCAGGAGCGCCCGCCAGCGCGCTTCCCCCGTCTCGGGGAACAGCCGCCGCTCGCCCGACAGCGCATCCAGGTAGTCGCAGATCACCCCGGACTCATACAGAGGCGGCCCGTCCGTCCGCTCCAGCGTCGGCACCTTGGCCAGGGGGTTGAGGGCGCGCAGCCGCGCGTCGGTCCAGGGATTGACCTCCACCAGTTCGAGCCGCTCGGCCAGCCCCAGCTCATGGGCGGCGATACGCACCTTGCGCGCGAAAGGCGAGGTGGGGGCATACCAGAGGCGCATGCGCTCCCCGTAGCACGCTTCGGGCGGCGTTTCCTCTACCCGAGCAGCACCCGGGCCCCCGCCAGGATGTAGAGCCCGAGGCCGATGAGCACGAAGGGAAGCACGCGGTGCCCGTACCGCTGGATGTGCTCACCCAGCAGGCGGTTCTTGACGAGCGAGTGTCCGGCGAGACACCAGAGCGCGGTCATGACGGCGAAGACCACCACGTGCCCCGGGATGGCCCGCGGATCGCTCGCGAAGAGAGGGATGTACACGCCGAGGTTGTCGCCACCATTCGCCACCGTCACGCCCGCGACGGCAAGCACCTGGGAATGCGTCCGGCGCTCCAGTTGCTGCTCCGCGGCCTCCGCCTGCTCTTCCTCCGTTGCGCTCGCTCCCCGGGGCCGCATCAGCTCGCGGAGCTTGCGCACGCCAAGAATGAGCGGCACGACGCCCAGGAGCGCGGTGTACCCCTCCGGAATGGCCAGTGCGGCGACAGAGGCCAGGACGCTGCCGAGCACCAGGACTCCGATGCCGAGGAACTGACCGGCGACGACGGCTCGTGCCCTCAGGTGTGGGTCGGCGAAGAACGCCGCGAGCAGGAAGATGTCGTCGATGTTCGTCGAGACGAAGACCGTGGTGCTGATGCCGAGCAGCGTGAGCGAGGCCGCCATGTGGGTTCATGCTGCCAGCCCACGCTCGCGTACACCAGGAAACAGGCACGGCAACAGCAGACAGGCAATCCGTGTTGGACGTGAGGAGCGCTCGCCACGTTGTCTGAGCGTTGGCGGGCACGAAACTGCCGTGAGCATCCACCTGCCCCCCAGGAGCCCAGGACCCTGGTCCACGACCTGTGTCCATGGGGAGACCGGAAGGCGTCCCGGAGCTCCTACAGGTGGATGCTCACTCACCGCCGAGAGTACGCACGGGCGGCGCCACGGGCCGTACCACTTAAGTGGTATGGCGGAATGCGAACCTTCAACGACGGGCTGCCCGGGAGATCAGCGCGGCCCGGCTGCCCACGCCCAGCTTGTCGAAGATTTTCTTCATATGCTGCTTCACCGTCGCTTTCTTGCACCCGAGATCCTCGGCGACGAGCTGGTTGTCCCAACCCTGCAGGACACGCTCAACGACCTCTGCTTCCCGTTTGGTGAGAAGCTCTCGCCACGTGGAGGGCATGTTGGACACTTCCTGGAGAAGCAGGGCCCAGAGCTTCCGGCCCGACTGTTCCGGAAGTGGGACGAACGTCACCTTCAAGCGCTGCTCCTGGCGCGTGCACTCCCAGGTATCGGGGACTCCGAGCTTCTGGATGCCATGGGCTCCCACCAGCCGCTTCAAGTGCTCGACCAGTACTTCGGGCAGACCCTGGGACGTGCGCTCGAGGGGCGGGAACCACTTCTCCACGAGCGTGGTGGCATGGTCCGTGCGCATCACCTCCGTGGAGGGAGGCGCCAGGACGATGCTCTCGGCACCCTGGTAGCGGAAGAGCGCCTCCAGGTACTGCGCGCGCCCCGCGACCTCTTGCAGCATCCGGCAGTTGCGCACCGTGCCCGTCAGCACGGGCGTGAGGCGTTGCAGCAGCGCCTGCTGCCGGTCCGAGAAGGGCCGGGGCCTGTCACGGTACAGCATGAAGCCACCGTGGCAGTCGCGCCCCACATCGAGCATCACCGCCATGACGTGCTCCAGCGGCATGCGCAGCTCGCGGCAATGCCGGTAGAACGCGCTGCGCTCCAGGTACTGGCGCGGCACCATCTCCGAGTCACGGAGCACCACGCCGGGCTTCCGTACCACCGCACCTCGCACGAAGTCCTCCGCCGCCATCTCGTGGTAGTGCTCGAAGAAGGCTCGCGGCATCTGGGCCACCATCCAGTCGTACTCGCTGGTGCGTCCCGGCCTGGACACGCACAGCGCCGCGTAGTCCGCCGGAACCAGCCGTGCCAGGACGTCATGGGAGCCAGAGAGCACCGAGGGCAGCTCCAGGGAACTGGTCAGCACTTCCATGAGGTCGAAGATGAGCGCCTGCTCGCGCGAGTTGAGCTTCAGGGTGCCTTTCATGGCGCATCCTCTTGTGGCGGGCCCGGCAGTACACCCCAGGTGTGCCCCGGGTAGCAGGAGGTGGGTTCCCAAGATGATAGGCATATGACGTGGCCGGTACAGGGGCCGCACGTACCACTAAAGTGGTATGGACTTCCGGGTCCCGCCTTCGGCTCAGGTGCGAGGGGCACCCAGCGCGGGCGCGACGCTCCTGGGCTCCTCGAAGAGGCCCGGATAGAGCAAGCGCGTCATGCGGGCCGAGAGGATCAGGGCCTCACACTCCCCAGGGTCGGTGAGGGAGCCCAGGAGGGTGGCCAGCTCGGAGACGTGGCCCTCGTCCGCGTCGCCGTGGCCCCGCAGGAAGGTGACGGCCCGGTGGATGCCAGGGATTCCGCCGCGCTCCACCAGGTTGCGAGCGGCGGCTCCGGCACGGCTCGCTGACAGCGCCTCGAGCACGTAGGCCGTCCCCAGGAAGGCGGTGGGAGAGCCGGCCTCCGACGTGAAGCGGTTCCAGGCCACGTAGGCCTCCACCGCCACGCCTCGCGGGGTGCGCTCCACGGCCGCGGAGCTCCACCCCAGGTGGCGGAGGTCCGCCAGCAGCCAGCGCTCGTGGCCCGTCTCCTCCTTCGCCTTGTGCAGCAACAGGCTGGCCAGCGCCGGGTGCCGGCCTTGCACCACCATCCTCTGGCCCGCGAGCGCCAGCAGCGGCGTCGTCCAGCGGACGTAGTGGTACGTCTGCGCCAGGTAGTGGGCGTAGGCCTCGGTGTCCAGGGTGCCCTCGAAGAGCTGGCGGACCTTGGGGTGGGCGTCCAATTGGGCAATGAGTGCCCTCGACTCGTTCTCCAGTGCGGTGAGCAGATCTGTGTTCATCATGACGTTTCCTTGGCGGCGGACAGCGGGGAGGGGAGGGGAGAAGTCGGGCTCAGGCGACCCGTTGAGGGCTGGCGGTGAGGGCCTCGAAGAGCGCCAGCGTGGAGGGCGGGATGTCGTCCAGGGCCGCGACGAGCGGCAGGGCATACCGCCGGAATTGTGTGTCATAGACAGGGTCGCCGACGAAGCGGGCTCCCAGCTTGCGGGAGAAGAGGCCCAGCGTCCGGGGCAGCCGCAGACCCTCCAGCAGGCCCTCGTGCGCGCGCTGCCGCTGCTGGGGCGAGTAGAGGGGCGCCACCGGTTGCGTGGGCCCTTCTGGACGGATTCGAGGCTCCACGCGCCAACGTTGACTCACCAATCCCTCGTGAGCGGCCACGCGGCACACGAGCCGGGCATCGTCGAGCGAGTCCGTCTCCATGTTGGCGGCGGCCACCCAGTGACTCACTCCCCGGTGCCGGCTCTCCTGGTACATGACGGCGTTGAGCAGGAGGAGCGCCTCGGAGCCGCGCCAGCGCCGCAGCACGCAGTAGCGCGTGGTCTCGGCGGGCCTGAGGTCCGGGACACAGAGGGCGGAGAGGTCGAGCTTCTGCTCCAGGTCGATACCAAGGGACAGGCCGGTGGTGAGAGCCACCTCGGCATTGGGCAGCAGCAGGCGCGCCGTGGCGACGGGACGCTGGTTGTCATAGACGATGAAGTGGAGGGTGGTCTCCAGCGTGTCGAAGCAGTGCACCTCGCGGAGTGCCGGTGGAGGCGTGGAGAGTAGACCCAGCTCCGAGCCGAAGACCGTCCAGCGGACGCGCAGCGCGTCATCCAGATGCTTCTGTGTGGTCGCGACAAGGCAATGAAGCGTGCTCACGGGCACCTCCCGGTACGTGAAGACAGGACTGTGGCGTTGAGAGGCGAGGGGAGTGGGCCTGAGCCCAAGGGGCTCCGCCGTGCCTCTTCGCCCGCTTAAACGCCTGGGTCTTTTTCGGTGGAATTATTTTTTTGGCGCATGTTGTCCTACACTGCCCGGGCACATGCACATGCAGGGCACTCCATCCCAGCAAATCGACGACCTGTACCGGCGCTATTGCCCGAGCCTCTACCGCCGTGCACGGATGCTCACGGGGGAACCGGCGGAGTCGAAGGACCTTGCCCACCAGGCCTTTGTCAGTTTCATGGAGATGATGGATGAGGGGGCGCTGAGCGGAGAGCTCAAGCCCTATGCCGTGCTGTTCACGATCGTCACCAATAAATCGGTGGACCGGTTGCGGATGCGCGCGCGCTGGACGGGCAAACTCGACCTGCGTGATGACGAGGACTTCGAGCGCACCGCGTGCAGCTTGGAGGTGGTGACGGCTCACGAGGGATATTTGAGCCGGGTAGACGCGGCGCAAGACCTGGCGTTGCTGACCCAGGGAGAGAAGCCGCAGGTGCTCACGGCGGCCTTCCTGTATTTCGTGGAGGGGCACACCCTCAAGCAGGTGGGACAGGTGCTGAGCCTGTCGCGTCAGGTCGTGTCCGAGATGCTGAGTCAATTCTTGAAACGGGCACGAACCCGACGGGATCGCTTGGAAGCGACTGCGCGGGTGGTGTCGCCATGAGCAAGGGAGCACGGCGCATCCCGGATCCGCTCCTGGAGTGCTACCTGGTGGAGTCGCTCGACGACGAGGCACGGGCCGAGGTGGAGGCGGTGCTGGCGGAGTCGGAGGCGGACCGGGCCCGGCTGACGGAGCTGCGAGACGAGTCAGCGGCGTTCCTGGTGCACCATCCGCCCAGCGCTCTGGGGGAGAGTCCTGAGGCCTCGCATCAGAATCCGGGTGTGGAATCACGGCGCATCCCGGATCCACTCCTGGAGTGCTACCTGGTGGAGTCGCTCGACGCAGAGGCACGGGCAGAAGTGGAGGCCATGCTGGCTGAGTCGGCGATGGACCGGGCCCGGCTGGAGGAGCTGCGGGACGAGTCAGCGGCGTTCCTGGTGCAATATCCTCACGAGTCTCTGGTGAAGCGTTTCGAGGAGGTGCCTCGCGGAATGGTGCGCATGCCTTCCGCCTGGAAAGAGAGTCTCACTCCACGAGAGGTGGAGGTGGTGGAACGTGTTCTGGTGGGATGGGACAACCTGCTCATCGCCGAGGATCTCGGGTTTTCGACGGCCAAGGTGTGGACTCACCTGTCATGCGTTTTTGACAAATTGGGCGTGGACAGCCGTGCCTCGCTGTTCGCCCGTGCCTCGCTGCTCTCCCAGGCTGACAGAAGTCAGCACCTACCCAAGCCGCCAGCGGACCGTGTCAAGGCTCCTCCGCCTCAAGACAAGCCGAAGACGCCTGACCAGTACCGGGGTGGCTACTTGTACCGCCAATCGCTCTTCGAACGGGCCTGGTCGCTATTGGAAAACACTGTAGAGGCCGCGGAGGTCGTCAATGAGTCCTTTGTCATCCTCTCGAAAGAGAGGACTGACATGATGAACATGCTCGAGAAGTTCTCGCGGCAGTATCAGATCGTCACCCACAAGTCGCTGGAACTGCTGCGCCAGCACGCACAGTGGTCGGGGGTGCTGGTCGAGAGCTTCCAAACGGATACGGTCGATATGGAGGCACACCGTACCGAAGCCATGATGGATCTGGCCCTGCTGACGCATGGCAGCTCGCCCATGATGGTGACAGTGGCACAGCTTTATTTTGTTGAAGGCTGGTCGGTGGATGCGGTGAGCAGGAGCCTGAACCTGTCACCCTTAAC
The sequence above is drawn from the Archangium gephyra genome and encodes:
- a CDS encoding LuxR C-terminal-related transcriptional regulator, producing the protein MSKGARRIPDPLLECYLVESLDDEARAEVEAVLAESEADRARLTELRDESAAFLVHHPPSALGESPEASHQNPGVESRRIPDPLLECYLVESLDAEARAEVEAMLAESAMDRARLEELRDESAAFLVQYPHESLVKRFEEVPRGMVRMPSAWKESLTPREVEVVERVLVGWDNLLIAEDLGFSTAKVWTHLSCVFDKLGVDSRASLFARASLLSQADRSQHLPKPPADRVKAPPPQDKPKTPDQYRGGYLYRQSLFERAWSLLENTVEAAEVVNESFVILSKERTDMMNMLEKFSRQYQIVTHKSLELLRQHAQWSGVLVESFQTDTVDMEAHRTEAMMDLALLTHGSSPMMVTVAQLYFVEGWSVDAVSRSLNLSPLTVYMQREMFLKQVHERSTHFRAQARVAFHGTNPVK
- a CDS encoding helix-turn-helix domain-containing protein, translated to MKGTLKLNSREQALIFDLMEVLTSSLELPSVLSGSHDVLARLVPADYAALCVSRPGRTSEYDWMVAQMPRAFFEHYHEMAAEDFVRGAVVRKPGVVLRDSEMVPRQYLERSAFYRHCRELRMPLEHVMAVMLDVGRDCHGGFMLYRDRPRPFSDRQQALLQRLTPVLTGTVRNCRMLQEVAGRAQYLEALFRYQGAESIVLAPPSTEVMRTDHATTLVEKWFPPLERTSQGLPEVLVEHLKRLVGAHGIQKLGVPDTWECTRQEQRLKVTFVPLPEQSGRKLWALLLQEVSNMPSTWRELLTKREAEVVERVLQGWDNQLVAEDLGCKKATVKQHMKKIFDKLGVGSRAALISRAARR
- a CDS encoding GNAT family N-acetyltransferase; the protein is MSTLHCLVATTQKHLDDALRVRWTVFGSELGLLSTPPPALREVHCFDTLETTLHFIVYDNQRPVATARLLLPNAEVALTTGLSLGIDLEQKLDLSALCVPDLRPAETTRYCVLRRWRGSEALLLLNAVMYQESRHRGVSHWVAAANMETDSLDDARLVCRVAAHEGLVSQRWRVEPRIRPEGPTQPVAPLYSPQQRQRAHEGLLEGLRLPRTLGLFSRKLGARFVGDPVYDTQFRRYALPLVAALDDIPPSTLALFEALTASPQRVA
- a CDS encoding glutathione S-transferase, with the protein product MRLWYAPTSPFARKVRIAAHELGLAERLELVEVNPWTDARLRALNPLAKVPTLERTDGPPLYESGVICDYLDALSGERRLFPETGEARWRALLLQGLADGANTAAGRLFADERRPADQRSEAMMARLAEALRAALDSLERETPQAGRPTIGEVSAAAFLGYLDFRWPERDWRKGRERLSAWFAEVEQRPSMVETRHAPSAA
- a CDS encoding cadmium resistance transporter, with product MAASLTLLGISTTVFVSTNIDDIFLLAAFFADPHLRARAVVAGQFLGIGVLVLGSVLASVAALAIPEGYTALLGVVPLILGVRKLRELMRPRGASATEEEQAEAAEQQLERRTHSQVLAVAGVTVANGGDNLGVYIPLFASDPRAIPGHVVVFAVMTALWCLAGHSLVKNRLLGEHIQRYGHRVLPFVLIGLGLYILAGARVLLG
- a CDS encoding GH25 family lysozyme, translating into MAWVWSLAVLTGCGGLEVEGQPGGSVDAVTSQGPLAVPSNVQAFYAEGQWSTRFGVTGPYYGPAGHRGLDINAGGGQAIPALRSGIVRRVQYSSIVGHTIAVESAPGDFSGYAHVIRTRFSVGDYVQQGDIIAYAASWGDDHGSAWTGPHLHMTRGSTDRCAFGEYVSDPAPLIRNVLGTGSGGGTGTGGGSGGIQISIEDGKTLQRVAQRGGYTGVVDGVPGVNTWKGVQTVITNRGFYSGPIDGIAGENTWKGVQRLAQLGGYTGPVDGYPGQYTYLGLNNWLAQDPGTPTPTGMSGVYGIDVGTTQRDLDFNAIRGAGYQFAIVKAGGSNVSPLYVAPYYAQQVARARAAGLIVGHYWMAGSTNPAADAQYFMDHLYDHRPGDLLVLDNEAIDAGIFWNDSMTATFMQAVKNRLGKAPFLYTYSSLLTANTWTQTKAVGSKLWVAHYTGTPGNPTIGSAFPTWEIHQYTSSGNQNGIPLDLNVAKLSAFTGLSQPPNGATAPPPTAIPGGGSGGGAPVITAEQGIILQKLAQRGGYTGPLDGVPGTNTWIGVQKVLRELGYYDGPVDGVPGTNTYKGLQLLAQDGGYTGPIDGIPGTNTYNGIQAYLNGSGGGVPPITNSQGVTLQRLARAGGYTGAVDGAPGTNTWKGMQQVLSGYGYSGPVDGVMGSNSYAALQRFAAKGGYTGPIDGVMGTNSWKGVQTVLQGFGYTGPIDGVMGTNSYAALQRVARVGGYMGPIDGVMGVNSWRGLQTFLSGAGYTGPIDGVPGTNTYKTLQSLASRGGYTGPLDGIPGPNTYAGLANLLD
- a CDS encoding RNA polymerase sigma factor, coding for MQGTPSQQIDDLYRRYCPSLYRRARMLTGEPAESKDLAHQAFVSFMEMMDEGALSGELKPYAVLFTIVTNKSVDRLRMRARWTGKLDLRDDEDFERTACSLEVVTAHEGYLSRVDAAQDLALLTQGEKPQVLTAAFLYFVEGHTLKQVGQVLSLSRQVVSEMLSQFLKRARTRRDRLEATARVVSP
- a CDS encoding iron-containing redox enzyme family protein, whose amino-acid sequence is MMNTDLLTALENESRALIAQLDAHPKVRQLFEGTLDTEAYAHYLAQTYHYVRWTTPLLALAGQRMVVQGRHPALASLLLHKAKEETGHERWLLADLRHLGWSSAAVERTPRGVAVEAYVAWNRFTSEAGSPTAFLGTAYVLEALSASRAGAAARNLVERGGIPGIHRAVTFLRGHGDADEGHVSELATLLGSLTDPGECEALILSARMTRLLYPGLFEEPRSVAPALGAPRT